From Vigna unguiculata cultivar IT97K-499-35 chromosome 5, ASM411807v1, whole genome shotgun sequence, the proteins below share one genomic window:
- the LOC114185265 gene encoding GSH-induced LITAF domain protein — MNNERVEKIVLGLRKEKRMERKEEVVVGVPVYENEYQRGMIPPYAVVGDPKGIPIHQTIYRDTPAPFNCPYCGATALTTVRSKPSLAAFVGCLMPMMLGVCFLFPSMDCLWHKYHYCPKCQEKVADFEKSDPCAVMDPPHWTQDSFALAG, encoded by the exons atgaataatgaAAGAGTTGAAAAAATTGTATTAGGGCTAAGGAAGGAGAAGAGGATGGAGAGAAAGGAGGAAGTGGTGGTTGGTGTGCCGGTGTATGAAAACGAATACCAGAGGGGGATGATCCCTCCTTATGCGGTGGTCGGAGATCCCAAGGGCATCCCCATCCACCAGACAATTTACAGGGACACTCCTGCTCCGTTCAACTGCCCTTACTGTGGTGCTACTGCTCTCACTACCGTCAG ATCAAAGCCCAGTTTAGCTGCATTTGTTGGATGCTTGATGCCCATGATGCTTGGAGTTTGCTTTCTTTTCCCCTCAATGGACTGCCTTTGGCATAAATATCACTACTGTCCTAAATGTCAAGAAAAG GTCGCTGACTTTGAGAAATCAGATCCCTGTGCTGTCATGGATCCACCACACTGGACTCAGGACAGCTTTGCATTGGCTGGGTAG
- the LOC114183485 gene encoding leucine-rich repeat protein 1-like isoform X2 has translation MERSMRVPFYVLAIFLLLSDPFAVINANSEGDALFAFRRAVKDPNNVLQSWDPTLVDPCTWFHVTCDDDKRVTRLDLGHAKLSGHLVPELGKLQRLQFLELYKNDLKGPIPKELGDLKNLVSLGLYQNNLTGSIPATLSNLSNIKFLRLNSNMLTGRIPRELTKLGNLKILDLSNNDLCGTFPTSGSFSKFSEQRSMPKLIYVCERIG, from the exons ATGGAGAGGAGCATGAGGGTACCTTTTTACGTTCTTGCCATTTTTCTTCTCCTATCAGACCCTTTCGCTGTTATAAATGCAAACTCTGAAG GTGATGCTCTGTTCGCGTTCAGAAGAGCTGTGAAAGACCCAAATAACGTTCTACAGAGCTGGGATCCAACTTTGGTGGATCCTTGTACATGGTTCCATGTTACCTGTGATGATGATAAGAGAGTGACCCGACT GGACCTCGGACATGCAAAATTGTCTGGTCATTTGGTTCCAGAGCTAGGGAAGCTCCAGCGCCTTCAATTTCT AGAACTGTACAAGAATGATTTGAAGGGTCCAATACCAAAGGAACTTGGAGACCTCAAGAACCTGGTTAGCTTGGGTCTCTACCAGAATAACCTCACTGGCTCCATTCCCGCCACCCTGTCCAACCTCTCCAACATCAAATTCTT GCGGCTCAACAGCAACATGCTCACTGGAAGAATACCGAGGGAACTCACTAAGTTGGGAAACCTCAAGATCTT AGACCTATCAAACAACGATCTGTGTGGTACTTTCCCGACATCCGGCTCTTTTTCCAAGTTCTCTGAACAAAG ATCCATGCCCAAGTTGATCTATGTGTGTGAGAGAATTGGATAA
- the LOC114183485 gene encoding leucine-rich repeat protein 1-like isoform X1 — translation MERSMRVPFYVLAIFLLLSDPFAVINANSEGDALFAFRRAVKDPNNVLQSWDPTLVDPCTWFHVTCDDDKRVTRLDLGHAKLSGHLVPELGKLQRLQFLELYKNDLKGPIPKELGDLKNLVSLGLYQNNLTGSIPATLSNLSNIKFLRLNSNMLTGRIPRELTKLGNLKILDLSNNDLCGTFPTSGSFSKFSEQSFKNNTRLKGPELMGFVRYDTGESCK, via the exons ATGGAGAGGAGCATGAGGGTACCTTTTTACGTTCTTGCCATTTTTCTTCTCCTATCAGACCCTTTCGCTGTTATAAATGCAAACTCTGAAG GTGATGCTCTGTTCGCGTTCAGAAGAGCTGTGAAAGACCCAAATAACGTTCTACAGAGCTGGGATCCAACTTTGGTGGATCCTTGTACATGGTTCCATGTTACCTGTGATGATGATAAGAGAGTGACCCGACT GGACCTCGGACATGCAAAATTGTCTGGTCATTTGGTTCCAGAGCTAGGGAAGCTCCAGCGCCTTCAATTTCT AGAACTGTACAAGAATGATTTGAAGGGTCCAATACCAAAGGAACTTGGAGACCTCAAGAACCTGGTTAGCTTGGGTCTCTACCAGAATAACCTCACTGGCTCCATTCCCGCCACCCTGTCCAACCTCTCCAACATCAAATTCTT GCGGCTCAACAGCAACATGCTCACTGGAAGAATACCGAGGGAACTCACTAAGTTGGGAAACCTCAAGATCTT AGACCTATCAAACAACGATCTGTGTGGTACTTTCCCGACATCCGGCTCTTTTTCCAAGTTCTCTGAACAAAG TTTCAAGAATAACACAAGACTGAAAGGACCGGAATTAATGGGATTCGTCAGATATGATACTGGAGAAAGCTGCAAATGA